From Heteronotia binoei isolate CCM8104 ecotype False Entrance Well chromosome 12, APGP_CSIRO_Hbin_v1, whole genome shotgun sequence, the proteins below share one genomic window:
- the HYLS1 gene encoding centriolar and ciliogenesis-associated protein HYLS1, giving the protein MEALMGPDRYQWTTMDYEDRLKAAMAFIRLCVEHGGGDSSRQGRVPPQLDPYTKASVTSVTRPMLPVMIKHPQMEPTLQPEEPRVPRKPVMKRKVLRRRPNGEIQVTDESITSEPESSSISDPEYGDQSQRTYSQTTQQEDEESEEECEPKSSPESEAAYSWRSSEESRSYDSQKESQCESSPSSEQDLIITGHPKSFILPRLDQLNQNRMKTDRVARYLEHKHDWESLRLPGEDSRKSVRWSIREQMLYKTEFPPRSQHIYIPNNYLVPTEKKRSALRWGIRCDLANGVVPRNSYSS; this is encoded by the coding sequence ATGGAAGCTCTGATGGGGCCAGATCGGTACCAATGGACTACTATGGACTATGAAGATCGACTTAAAGCAGCTATGGCCTTTATCCGCCTTTGTGTGGAACATGGAGGGGGAGACAGCTCAAGACAAGGCCGTGTTCCACCTCAGCTTGATCCATATACAAAAGCTTCTGTGACCTCTGTGACCAGACCCATGCTTCCTGTGATGATCAAACATCCTCAGATGGAACCCACTTTGCAACCAGAGGAGCCCAGAGTTCCTAGGAAACCTGTGATGAAAAGGAAAGTTCTGAGGCGAAGACCCAACGGAGAAATACAGGTGACAGATGAATCAATCACCAGCGAACCTGAGTCCAGCAGTATAAGTGACCCTGAGTATGGGGATCAGAGTCAGAGAACATATAGTCAGACTACTCAGCAGGAAGATGAAGAGTCTGAGGAAGAATGTGAGCCAAAGAGTTCCCCAGAATCAGAGGCTGCTTATTCCTGGAGATCTTCAGAAGAGAGCCGGAGTTATGATTCTCAAAAAGAGAGCCAGTGCGAAAGCAGTCCATCATCTGAGCAGGACCTGATCATTACTGGCCATCCCAAGTCCTTCATATTACCGAGATTAGACCAACTGAATCAAAACAGAATGAAGACTGATCGGGTAGCTCGTTATTTGGAGCATAAGCATGACTGGGAGTCACTTCGGCTACCAGGGGAAGATTCCAGGAAAAGTGTGCGATGGAGCATCCGGGAACAGATGCTGTATAAGACGGAATTTCCTCCTCGGTCTCAGCATATTTATATACCCAACAATTACCTGGTGCCTACTGAGAAGAAGCGATCTGCCCTGCGATGGGGAATACGCTGTGATCTGGCAAATGGAGTTGTACCTAGAAATTCTTATTCATCCTAG
- the PUS3 gene encoding tRNA pseudouridine(38/39) synthase, whose protein sequence is MEENGTEMEKLLKRVQELEDTVQSLQEKLLEGKETTVTERVPLTAGKTKKRQQRPFDFSAYGQRHVALKIAYLGWEYQGFASQENTSNTIEEKLFESLIKTRLVENRQTSNYHRCGRTDKGVSAFGQVISLDLRSNFSEKTVDEPRITTKEKASNTSEEIRYTHILNRVLPPDIRVLAWAPVDPNFSARFNCLKRTYRYFFPHGDLDVALMNTAAQRFVGTHDFRNLCKMDVSNGVTNFQRTVLSAEVQPVSREITKQQDPFQMYQFEVTGQAFLYHQVRCMMAILFLIGQRMEQPKIIDELLDIENNPRKPQYSMAVEFPLVLYDCEFENLQWIYDREVQEFNVTHLQQLWANHAVKSHMLHSMLQGLDFVGIPTGLSNDTTIPWKEIKPPVHNQISALIEGVKARNYKPLMDRPKCEGLESRISHFVRRGRIELPHCKKKHAITEANEQVKINSSFHDIAEKDNETLEKAAKRVCVSAD, encoded by the exons ATGGAAGAGAATGGGACAGAGATGGAGAAGCTGCTAAAGAGGGTTCAGGAGCTAGAAGATACTGTGCAGAGCTTGCAAGAAAAACTCTTAGAGGGGAAGGAGACCACAGTCACTGAAAGAGTTCCTCTGACAGCTGGAAAAACTAAGAAGCGCCAGCAGAGGCCATTTGATTTTAGTGCTTATGGCCAGAGACATGTAGCTCTGAAGATAGCATATCTGGGCTGGGAATACCAGGGCTTTGCTAGCCAGGAGAACACTAGCAATACTATTGAAGAGAAACTGTTTGAGTCTCTAATCAAAACCCGGCTGGTGGAGAACAGGCAAACTTCTAATTATCATCGCTGTGGGCGCACAGACAAAGGAGTTAGTGCCTTCGGACAG GTGATTTCTCTGGATCTCCGCTCAAACTTTTCAGAGAAGACAGTAGATGAACCTAGGATTACTACAAAAGAGAAAGCTAGCAATACTTCTGAGGAGATCCGCTACACCCATATTTTAAATCGGGTGCTGCCTCCTGACATACGAGTACTGGCCTGGGCCCCAGTAGATCCCAACTTCAGTGCTAGATTCAATTGCCTGAAGAGAACTTATCGCTATTTTTTCCCTCATGGTGACTTGGACGTAGCTCTCATGAATACCGCAGCACAGAGATTTGTGGGAACCCACGATTTTCGTAATCTGTGCAAAATGGATGTATCTAATGGTGTGACCAACTTTCAAAGGACAGTTCTCAGTGCAGAGGTGCAGCCTGTGAGCAGAGAGATAACTAAGCAACAAGACCCTTTCCAAATGTACCAGTTTGAAGTGACAGGCCAGGCGTTCCTCTATCATCAAGTCCGTTGTATGATGGCTATCCTCTTCCTGATTGGACAAAGGATGGAGCAGCCAAAAATCATTGATGAGTTATTGGATATAGAGAACAACCCTAGAAAACCACAATACAG CATGGCAGTGGAATTTCCTCTGGTCCTCTACGACTGCGAGTTTGAAAACCTCCAGTGGATCTATGATCGTGAAGTCCAGGAGTTTAATGTTACTCATTTACAGCAGCTATGGGCTAACCATGCTGTTAAATCTCATATGCTACACAGCATGTTACAGGGGCTAGATTTTGTTGGAATACCCACAG GTTTGAGCAATGACACTACAATTCCTTGGAAAGAAATAAAACCTCCAGTCCACAACCAAATCAGTGCTTTGATCGAGGGAGTAAAAGCTCGCAACTACAAACCGTTAATGGATCGCCCCAAATGTGAAGGTTTGGAATCTCGCATCAGTCACTTTGTGCGTCGAGGACGCATTGAACTTCCGCACTGCAAAAAAAAGCACGCTATAACAGAAGCAAATGAACAGGTGAAAATTAACAGCAGCTTCCATGATATTGCGGAGAAGGACAATGAAACTTTAGAAAAAGCTGCAAAGAGGGTTTGTGTGAGTGCAGACTGA
- the RPUSD4 gene encoding pseudouridylate synthase RPUSD4, mitochondrial produces MAAPGSNAWRFGSFAMKPGSRLFSHSQSAAAPLTAEQLAEKIRAQKREKEKTPEVPKDPVRKRVYQLIQLTQQLQRVHPNVLAKALKRGILFQNNEIVVINKPYGLPVHGGPGVKSCITDVLPILAKMLDGMKAKPLHLCHRLDKETTGVMVLARDQDTAHRIQELFRTRQVEKKYWAICVGVPDPADGVVDIPIIEKKVEGHQSHFKMTLAPNYRISQEDGKTFKVRQDRGAHVAVTRYRVLSSASSCSLLELQPVTGVKHQLRVHLAYGLSCPVLGDHKYSNWSKLAPQKLPGKALKRLGLEQAKARYLPLHLHAHELSLPDGEEKEKKIHLFCKPPRFYSRSLKYLKLEFPEEEK; encoded by the exons ATGGCGGCTCCAGGAAGCAACGCATGGCGCTTCGGAAGCTTTGCTATGAAGCCAGGGAGTCGGCTTTTTTCTCACAGCCAAAGCGCCGCTGCCCCTCTCACCGCGGAACAGCTGGCGGAGAAAATTCGTGCACAGAAGCGGGAGAAGGAAAAAACGCCGGAA GTTCCAAAAGATCCAGTACGGAAGCGTGTATACCAACTCATTCAGCTCACCCAACAGCTACAGCGTGTTCATCCTAATGTGTTGGCCAAAGCACTCAAACGCGGGATCCTGTTCCAGAATAATGAGATTGTGGTGATTAATAAGCCATACGGCCTCCCTGTACATG gtgGTCCTGGAGTTAAAAGTTGTATCACAGATGTGCTTCCCATCCTGGCAAAGATGTTGGATGGCATGAAAGCTAAACCCCTGCACCTTTGTCACCGGCTGGATAAAGAGACAACGGGTGTGATGGTGCTGGCACGTGACCAGGACACCGCACATAGAATCCAGGAGCTGTTCAGAACCCGACAAGTGGAAAAGAAATACTG GGCAATCTGCGTTGGAGTACCAGATCCAGCAGATGGGGTGGTGGACATTCCCATTATTGAGAAAAAGGTGGAGGGCCATCAATCACACTTCAAA ATGACACTTGCTCCAAACTATCGCATTTCCCAAGAGGATGGGAAGACATTCAAAGTACGCCAAGATAGAGGTGCCCATGTGGCAGTGACCCGCTACCGAGTTCTGAGCAGCGCTTCTTCTTGTTCCCTTCTTGAACTCCAGCCAGTCACAG GAGTGAAACATCAGCTCAGAGTCCATTTGGCTTATGGCTTGAGCTGTCCAGTCCTTGGGGACCACAAGTACTCAAACTGGAGCAAGCTGGCACCACAG AAGCTTCCTGGTAAGGCTCTGAAGCGACTGGGCTTGGAACAGGCCAAAGCCCGTTACCTTCCCCTCCACCTACATGCCCATGAGCTGTCCCTGCCGGatggagaggagaaagagaagaaaatccATTTATTCTGCAAACCACCCCGCTTCTACTCTCGCTCCTTAAAATACTTGAAGTTGGAGTTTCCAGAGGAGGAGAAGTGA